The stretch of DNA TTTACACCATAACaagcattattatattattcctGGACTTTTCTGCTGTGTTATTGACCACAGTCTTAAAAGACCTGAAGCACTAGCGCCATCTGCTGGAACTGTGTCGTTGTTGCTCCACTATACTTGACACAAAGTGCAACACCGggatttgcatacattttttatttattttccaaacaaaacaaaaaaaaaacgctgtatacatttttttttccaaacaacaACATTGAACTCAAATGTATGTCAAGGATGTCAAACTAAAAGTACTTCATGTTCTAAAAAGTCTTAGATGAAGCATCTATGAAACTATTCAAAAACTGAGTCCAAATGTACAACTGGCAACTTATGTTTTTATGAAACGGTACTGTAATAGCTGTAACAATGGTGTCAATATACATTTTCCAGGTATTTATTCTATTAAAGTGATGTAATATGTACAATCCCCGAAACATCTGTCGACTAACACCATAGTACAGACTAGTGACATGACCGAGTCATGTGAACTAAGCCATCACATTGTACTGGTGAACAGTGACCAGACGCAGTCATGTTAGTGAACGAATGCTGCTGCTACAGGAGTGGTGTGTCTGCTctgaaaatgcatttcaaatctcTTACAGCTCTGTGAAGATCATTGGTCACGTCTGATATTAAAGGACAGCTCCATTGGCTATAAAAGCCACCTTCTGACGGAGTCTTTCATGAAGCACCCAGCGTGATTCCCTCATGGTGTTACAGATGCATTATCCATTTTGTATACTAAAATTGTGGCTTGTTGAAGGCAACGTCTGAGTCCACTTGACTCAAAAAGGACTCAACATGTATAGATGAAATGATTGTGTCAACTGaaagggggagaaaaaaaatgaatccaCACTGGTTTGACTTCCATGGCCCTCCCACCCCTTTCCCAATGATCAACCCTGGTCTCGTCCCCAtacaaaaagacaataaaaaaccAAATCAAAGCAGCCACAGTTATTGAGGAGCTGGAGTATACTCCAGATGAGgaggaacagagagagaaaaacagaaagaaacggGGAAAGAGAAGAGATGATGAACCATCAGTCTGTCCCGGGTCAGCTCAGACCCTCATGTCTCACTGGATTTATTTGTGCTCCTTCGTTGGGGCAAAGTACAACTCCATGGGCTTGTTGACTTTCCAGTACTTCTCGCTCACCAGCTCCAGAGAGAAAGAGCCATTCAAGACCTGTGAGGGGAAAATGGACACGGTCAAATTGAAGAAAAGCATGTTTGACAGTTTCTAAGAATAGGAGTTTTTCTATTTTATGTGATGTCACAACCTAATTTTCCTTCCTTAGACAAGTGATCTAAGTATGTATGGCTTGAAAGCAATGCAAAATTGACAAGCTTGATGAAGCTTGGTTGAAGTAAGTGTGACCAAAgactataaaaatacaaagacagTTCACTCATATTTATGAATGGGAAACTGCAACACGCTATATCATTTATCATATCGCAATCCTTGTTCAGATGATAGAATATGATTGTTTGACCATGCTGTGCAGGCCTTGATGAAGTGGCACCAAACTTACTGTGAACTGGTTGTTTGCTGTAGGGATGTAGATGGTGTACTGTTTTTCGCTGGCTGCTTCTACGTTGATGGGGCTTGCCTCTCCGTTCTTGCGCATTTCCTCCAAAGCCAATCTGACAGCCAAGTATTTGGAAAGGTGGTCCACTGTGGCGTTCCCCGAAGTCTTAATGTACCTGATAACAAATTCTACATTTAAATTTAGACTAAATAACAAAATGAAACGTGTTTAAAGCATATAGCTAAAATGATGCTAAATTAGTTAAGCAAGACTAACGAACACAGAACTGGCTCACCTTGTCTGCGCGGCATCTTCTTTCTCCATCAGCGTCGGGTGAGGGCGGAACACCAGCTCAATCTCGCTGGCCCCGTCCAGTGCCAGGTCTCCTCCTCCGTTCTCTGTGGCATTGTCCATGTCCAGTCCCGAATCGTCGGAGGTTTTGGTTCGTTTGATGCTGGGTCCGGCCTCTTGGTTACTGTGCACTGATGCATTGCTGCAATGTGAACTGTCCCCATTGTCCTCTGCCCCGCTGCCATTTTCGATTTGGTGCTTCTTCCCCCGCTGAAGTCTACAGCACCCCCGGTGGTGGAACGTTGGGAACAGAGTAACAAGTGcagattgttaaaaaaaaatgcaaaattaacATTCTGGTCACGTAAAGTggcaaaaaatgaaaaagaaagatatTTTACAATAGAGTAAAAACATAATATTCAATATCCTGTAAAGTTGCAACTGATTTAAGCACATGACAGCCATAGATAAGAGATTAAACTATAAACATAAATATGAGAAAACATTGTTTCCCACATGGATTTCTATCAGATATCTAACCTGTTCATGGCCTGGATTTTTAGGCCCTCCTCAATACTGTGGCTCAGTGCCTGCTGGTTGTTGTGCTTGCTGATGCGGGCTAACACTCTCTCCTGGTGGGCTTCGTACTCGTCTCTGCTGGGGTAGATCTTACTGATCAGGGCGTCAAAGTTTGGGTCTGGACGGAGGGAGCGCTTCGACACCAGCTTCTTCCTGCATGTAGGACACTCCTTATTCCTGTGAAGCAGAGAAGTTTAATAGTGGCATGGAACTGAAATTAAACTTCTCAaattagaaagtaaaaaaaaaataaagatagagatttagtttaattaaaaattaattaaatgacttTATTATTATAGGACGGTATATTAGCATTACATGAAGAGTTAaatttctgtacagtctaatTTTCAAACCATTAAAATTTCATATAAAGAAATTGGTTTAACCCAAAAAGCAAATTATTCTTCCTTAGAACTGGTTctctttaaaatacaaaacttgtgTAAACTCACATACACCATCTGTGATCAGATGCACGtttaaaactggaatataatCTAATTTCAGTCACTTACATGCGTTTCATAAACCTACTCCTTTCTGTTTAACAATCCGCCATAGAAATGACAAGTCTAATTATTCCAGTTGCTGTGAGAAAATGCTCTAAACATTCCACCACCTGCAGTACCCTCACATGAAATATAGCCTACGAGCCGGGAAAACTTCTTTATGTTTACAGATGTGacgtaataatactaataatatttaataatatttcctgcGAATTCCTTACCAGTACCACccaaattagaaaacattatc from Carassius gibelio isolate Cgi1373 ecotype wild population from Czech Republic chromosome B2, carGib1.2-hapl.c, whole genome shotgun sequence encodes:
- the LOC127951543 gene encoding E3 ubiquitin-protein ligase RING2 isoform X1, translated to MQSTLELKDTRCIKMTQTVQTNGVQALSKTWELSLYELQRTPQEAITDGLEIAVSPRSLHSELMCPICLDMLKNTMTTKECLHRFCADCIITALRSGNKECPTCRKKLVSKRSLRPDPNFDALISKIYPSRDEYEAHQERVLARISKHNNQQALSHSIEEGLKIQAMNRLQRGKKHQIENGSGAEDNGDSSHCSNASVHSNQEAGPSIKRTKTSDDSGLDMDNATENGGGDLALDGASEIELVFRPHPTLMEKEDAAQTRYIKTSGNATVDHLSKYLAVRLALEEMRKNGEASPINVEAASEKQYTIYIPTANNQFTVLNGSFSLELVSEKYWKVNKPMELYFAPTKEHK
- the LOC127951543 gene encoding E3 ubiquitin-protein ligase RING2 isoform X2 — translated: MTQTVQTNGVQALSKTWELSLYELQRTPQEAITDGLEIAVSPRSLHSELMCPICLDMLKNTMTTKECLHRFCADCIITALRSGNKECPTCRKKLVSKRSLRPDPNFDALISKIYPSRDEYEAHQERVLARISKHNNQQALSHSIEEGLKIQAMNRLQRGKKHQIENGSGAEDNGDSSHCSNASVHSNQEAGPSIKRTKTSDDSGLDMDNATENGGGDLALDGASEIELVFRPHPTLMEKEDAAQTRYIKTSGNATVDHLSKYLAVRLALEEMRKNGEASPINVEAASEKQYTIYIPTANNQFTVLNGSFSLELVSEKYWKVNKPMELYFAPTKEHK